The Tenrec ecaudatus isolate mTenEca1 chromosome 4, mTenEca1.hap1, whole genome shotgun sequence region GGCTCATTCCAGACGGCCTCCTGCATGAGGAAGATCAAAGGGACGCCACGCCTATTGTTACTGAACTGTTCAATCTTGTCCTAGAAATTAGAACTGCATTGGGAAACAAAATCGCTGACAAGTTGGAAAGCCCAGTTCTACATGGATAGCTTCACAGAGGCCCAGCCTATGGGAAGTGAGAAGCCCCCAGGTGGTGGCAGAGTAGCTTAGGCCTGGGCCTGCCCGCCCCAAGACCAGCGGCTCaaatgccaccccaccccccagctgctctgtgagtgaACGATGAAgcgttctgctcccatcaagattgacATTGTTGAAGTGGGGGAgaatatataacccccttcctgggggacggacaacagaaaagtgcgtgaagggagatgtcagacagtggaagatatgacaaaataatttacaaattatcaagggttcatgagggagggggaggcggggatggaggggaaaaaatgaagagctgatagcaagggctcaagtagaaagaaaatgttttgaaaatgacgatggcagcaaatgtacacatgtgcttgacacaatggatggatggctggattgtgataagagttgtacgagcccccaataaaatgatttttttaaaaagaaacaaaaaccactgACATTGTTGAACACCCAGAGGAGCAGGCCTCCTTGGCCCCCTGCGGTCGCTAGGAGCAGAAGTGGCTCATAgccatgagtttgggtttgggaggtTTAGGGGGAAATATGGAGCTTTTTCTGAGCCCCTTCTAGACCATggttccaaacaaacaaaacccactgccagtgagtccattcaaactcttagtgaccccctaggacagggtagaactgcccccagggctcccaaggctgcaGATCTTGAAGGCAGGCGCCTGTGGTCCCAACTGTTATATCTGGCACATTTCTGTATTCTCTCTGCCCCCAGCCCATGGCCAGGATTACACATAATCACTGCTGTCgggtcggttccgacccatagcaaccctataggtcagagtagaatcacctctgtgggtttccaggactgtagctctttactggaGGAAAAAGCCCGTCGTTAGGGGAGGAGAAATTGGGAAATGATTGTGGGAACTGTTTGGGTCTCTATTCCCCAATCTTCAAAATGGGAGAGTCAGACTAGAATGGGACCCCATCTAATTCTGGGGTTCTGAGCTCCTTTGCACTCCCCACACGGGCCCTGTCCTGCCCTAGCAGTGGGTGGGTGCTGTGTCTGAGGGGCACCCTAAGGAAACCCACTCCCATGCCCAGTCTGCAAAGCAAGGACCCAGTGAGGGCAGGGTGGAGGGGAAACAGGGGTGGGGGGCTCTCTGAATGAGCGCCAAAGAGGGTATTAgagcaggaggggaggaggaggagaccatTCATCTCCAAGGCGGATGCAGCTCAGAGGTCCCACAAACAGGCAGAGTGGGACCAGGCAGGGGCTGGACTGGGCTTCATACTCACCCGCCTCGAGACACTACCAGCTTCACTTTCACCTTGTAGGAGACGATGATGCCCAGGATCTCCCGGTTGGCCCCTTCCCTCAGCCTGCAAAGTAACAGTCAGTCGGGAAGCTGGTTAATGGGGTCTCCACAGTGGTGAGACCTGGCAGAAGTGAGGCTGCAGCCTCCCCAgctcctcctcctgggccactcagccacagggcccagGAAGAGCCCGGGCTGTGGCCTGCCCCAGCTCAGCGGAGGTGACCAAAGTGGCTCTGCCCTCCAGGAGACTGGCTGCCAACCCTGGCTATGGCATCCCCTCACTGTGTGGTCTTGGGAAACCCTGCCCCTTCCTTCTCTGGCTCCTGCTTCTCTTGAAGTGGCTGCGTAGTAGTCAGGCACCAAGGGCCAAAGGAACTCAGAGTCAGAGCAGGCATGCAGGGTGGAGGGTGAGATGCTCAGGAAAGACTTCTCTCTGGAGGTGGTGCTTAAGCTAGGTCCTGAAGACACATAGGGGGTGTGGGCCGGGGGGAGGACAATAAGGCTTGGAGGTAAgtgagcaggtggctggaacctGTGTGGCCACAACAGGGGCGGCTGTCGGGAGTATGGGCAAAGGAAGCCACAGCAGAGACAGGCCGAAGCCCTGCTGAAGGGCCATAGCTCAGGGCTACAGTAAGACGCATTCCCCCAACTGGTGGTGGCATGAGCAGGTGGCCTCAGAGAGAGTCAgtgaggggtggggcagggtgacCAGATGACCAGGATCCCTGGCTCACAACCCTCGTCTCTCCATATGTCCACCCCCTTCCTGATGCCTCTTTCCCAGGACCCTCCAAGAAGGAAGCCACAGCCCCCTGGCCAGTCTGTCTCTCCGACCATCCATCTGATTGAAGGCACTAGGGAGCAGCAGGCTTTCTGGGTTCCTGCCCTGGGGCAAACCAGCAGTACCCTTGTAGTCCTCCTTGTCCTCTGGGTCACCCTGGGGTGGGAGTAGGGGCATCGCCCCCTGTAAGTTGAAGCCTCTAAAGACAGGTCTTAGACTGCAATGGGGCATGACCTGGCTGAAGTCATGTCCCTGCACTTGGGGGACCAGAGAGAGTCGCCCACAGGTGGGAAAGCTGGGACTGGCAGCCCTGAGTGCCGGGCAGCGGTGTGGACAGGTCCTCACAGGGTGCTGGAGGCCAGGTTGGTGTCCTCGTGTTTCAGCTTCCCGTCCAGAGCAAGGCCCCGCTTCTCCCGGTTGTTGGCCAGGAAGGGGGTCAGCGTGTAGACTTTGCAGAATGTCGAGCTGGGGGCCACGGTGTCGCTGGGGAAGAAGGGAGACAGGTGTGACTctgccttccccacagccaccagCAGCCCAGCAAGACATCTGGCCCACTGACTCGGTGTTTAGCTGTCTGGGGCTTCCCTCGTGGTGCCCCCCAGGACCCCTCATGTTCATCTCTCGGACAAGTGAGGACCGTTGTCCAGGCTAGGCAGACACCTTTAGAGAATGCCTGTAGGCGACAAAGACACTGACTGCGGCCGCACAAAGCAGCACATGCACAGGCCTGAAATGCAGCTGCCCTCTCCCCGAATTGTTCACAGGGCCAGACCTCACACTATGCCCCCCTCCCCAAAATGTGTCTATCTCCTTCCTTGAGAAGGAAAGCGGCTTCCCTCCACATCTTTCCAGTTGCTCTCAGTGCTGAAGAGCTGGAGGTAAGACTTGGGGTTCAATGGTAGCAGCTTTCCTTGAACGGCAAcattgttcgtgtccttcttctctcctctcccccctccgttATTGGGGAGTCAGTTACTCAGCGACTCCTCTATCAGAAGAGCAAGGCTATGTGCTGACTCTCCATCCCTGCCAGGGGCTTGCGAGGAGAGGCAGAATAGAGTCTACATCAGCCTAGTTTCAGGTACCATGTCCTTCTCTCCATCctcatcctcttcctcctccatgcCATGCTGCTGTGAGGGGCTCTTGGTGACCCTCCGCACAGTAGAAcggcacactgcccagtcctgccatcCTCCCACTGTGCCCatgtgttgcggccactgtgccgaccctctccttgaaggccttgctCTTtctcgctgtccctccactttagcaagcactgCTCTCTGTCCTGACAACAGGTTCAATGGCTTCGTTCTGGTTCTGTCTGGCTAGTTTTAATGGGTTCCCCAACCCTCGATGGTAGCCTGCATTTCCTGACAGCTAAATCAGGTGGGTGCTTTCCGAGAGGCTGTCTCAGAGCATCTGTGACGAGCAGGGAGGTAGACTGAGGTCCacagtctccccccacccacaccttTCCTCCACTCCGTCCCCACCAGCCTCAGACACTACCcaggggcccagggccaggctccCGCTCCATCTCACTTACTCAGCCTCCTCCATGgccaccgggcacttgtactgggCTGTGTTGAACAGGCAGATGTCTGCGTACTGGCGAACTGGGGTGAGACAGGGGCCCAGCATGAGACTGGGCACCTCTCCCGGAGTGGCCTGGGCTCCCCCAGGTAGAGAGGTTCAGGCCCAGGTGCTGGCCAAGCATCATGGGGGGCTGCGGAAGGAGCCCACCCTCGCCACTATGCCCTACTCAGAGGGCAGCCCAGGGCACCTGAGCGCAGAAGCGGCTTACCTGTGGTTGCTACCTCAAAAGCCTGACCCCTGGGCTCAGAGAAGGCTTCCCCCTTAGGTCAGTGGCCAATTATAAGGCTGTTAAAGAGAGAGTCCCTCGACCCGtcgcccacccacccccgcccaagGGAGGACGTCCTCTTGCCTGCCCCCGAGTTGAGCCTCCCCCTGTACCTGAAATCTTGATCTTCTTCACggttttgttggtgttgttggtgACGTGCACGTTGACGCTGATGGGCTCTCCGTGGTAATAGATCTGGGAGTGGGGAGGATGGAGAATGTGGGGTGGTAGTGGCAGGAGACCCATGTTCCAGATACGGAGACGGGGAGGGAACAGGCCCCACACAAATCTCCTGGGTACCCCCCAAACCTTGGTTCTTCTGCCAGGCACTCCACATCCACCAGCTACTTCCAGccacaactcactgccaggaGCCTGTGCCGACGTGGGCACAGCGACCCACGGGgcaaggaagaactgcccctgcgggttccccaggctgtgactctttacgggagcgaAAAGCCTCGGCTTCTTTCCTCAGagcggctggcagtttcaaactgctgagcttacgGCTAGCAGCCTGGTGGGTCACCACTCCGCCACCAAGGGCCCCCAGTCAACCCTGCTAAGGTGACTGAGGCCACCGAGCACATGAGACTCTAGTCTCTGGGTGGGACCCTCAAGAGATAACTGAATGAGAAGGAGACCTTCCTGGATTCTGGGGTTCAGTCACTGACAACAGCAGCAGTGGGCCTGAGGGCAATGGTGCTAGTAAGGGGACCTTGTGTCCACAGCAGAAATGCCACAACAGGGGCTATGGTGGCATGAGCTTGGACCAGGTGCTCTAAGCCTCCGTTTGCCCTTGAACAAAGAAGGGGTTGGGCTGGGTGACGCCCTGAGCCCCTGCCAGCTCAGCCCCTGCCAGCCCCTCCCTCTCAGGCCCCCTGTGGAGCTGGAGGGAGCAGTGAGAAGGCCAGGCCAGTTCACAGCTCAGGGTCTCTCTCAAAGGGTCTCACTTGTATTCTGCCCCAGGCCTTCAGCTGCTTTCCCCAAAGGGCCTGGGGGACCCCCCAGCTTGGCCAGGGGTCAGCCTCGGCTCACAGCGGGGTCGGTCAGCTGGTTTTGCCTCCCTGCTTGCGGGGAACAGACTGGTGCTGCCTTCAGCAGGGCTGCTGCCTGTCAGCGCAGGCTTTTGGAGGGCAGGTGGGTGCTCTCGCCATACTCAGCCTGCGGCCAGCAGAGCAGCGAGGAGGACAGACTTCCCGGCTCGCTGGGAGAGTCGACTGTCCCCTTCAGAAggcaataccaccaccaccacgccaaACTCTGCCCCCTCCTGCCACCGCTTTAGGCTCCCAGAGTTCCCCCAGCTGGCTGAAGCCCCATGGTCATCAGGCTGGGGACCTGAGCTCAGCCTGAACAACGCACCCCCCTGCTCAGGCTCAGCTCCCACCTCCTTATCCAGTGAGGCCTCCAGGTGCAAGGGCTTGTCGGACATGAGGAACTGGCGGGTGGTCTCTGCTGTGGGCTGGGGGCCGGGCCTCTCTGGGGCATACTGCACCTTCCTGATGACCAGGCGCACGGAATTCCTACGGGAGTGAGAGATGACCAGAGGTGCCTGCCTTTGTCCCCTTTCCTTGAACCCTTAGACCCCTACCTTGCTCAAGAGATGGCCCTGGCTCCCCACTGCCTCAGAATCCAGCCCCTAAGGGTCCTGTTACCACCTGACCCCACTCACTCACCTCCatggagtcaacactgactcagagcgacccaacaggacagggtagaactgcccctgtgggtttctgagactgtaactgtttatgggagtagaaagcctcatctttctcccgaggagtggctggtgggtttgaaccattgaccttgaagcagcccaacgcatatccaaccatgccaccggggctcctgctgACATATCTCAACTCACCGCCATGGGGACAATTTCAGCCTCTAATGGATTATACATTGGGTtgttaagtgcaaggtcagtggtctgaaatctCCATGGCtccgtctcagaaaaccacaggggcagtcctaggggtctctgtgagtcagttaTAAGCCcagtaaataaaaacaagcagCAGGAAGAGGGACCCAGAAAAGATTTCCTGAACTctgagagggcggggctcagtgAGGGGTATGACTGAGTAAAGGGAAGCAGGCCCAGAGCGAGGGTGGGGTCCGGGGAGGTATCAGGGGCCCGGGGAGGAAGCGGCACAGGGACTGGGAGAGGCGTGTCCATGGCGTGACGTGCTGAGTCTGTGGCTCAGACAagccccctccccttctctggaGCCAGCTAGCCTGGGCCGATGTTCTAGCCTCCTCTTAGGTAACTGTGAACAAGTTGATCTTGGGGGCCTTTGGGTCCTTATTGTGAAGTGCTGGCGGTGGCAGGACCTGCCCTGTAGGGCTGGGTGAAGATTCAGTGAATTTAAGTATACCTCTCACTGGGAGCAGGGCCTGGAGGCTGGAGAGGGGCGGACTACCGGCTCACTGCTCTGAGAACTTCTCTGGAGCAGACTTAAACTGCCACACTGGTATGGAAGCAACGGtgtcactttaaaaataatcGTCTCCTCATATTTGCTCTGGTCAGACCCTCTCCCACAACCCATAACCCCCTTCGCTTGTCCTagtctcaagccttaaaggcagAACCAATGACAacgacctacctataaccccctcccgggaggctagacaacagacaagggggtgggggagacatcgggcagtgcaagacatgaaaaataataatttgtaaattaccaagggttcatgagggaggaagcagtagggagaggggaaaatgaagagctgataccaagggctcaagtagaaagaaaatcctttgaaaatgatgatggcaaaaaaaaagaaaatgatgatggcaacatatgtgcaaatatactTAAGaccatgaatggatggatggattgtgataagagttgtacgagcccccaataaaatgacaacaaATTCCACAGTGGAAAATAAAAGAGAGGAGCTGGGGAACAGACGTGGGCTGGGGATGCGTGCAATACGGTCTGTGGCCACCAGGTGGAAGGCTCAGTCCAGTGCCCAAAGAGGGGGTGTAGGAACTGTGCCTGGGGTACTGGGTGCATCAGAGCTGGAGGCCTGCCAGCCAAACCACAGAGGAGGGTGGAGCTGGGTAGCTTGCCCCAGAAATCAGGACCAGCTGTTTCTGGCTGCCAAGCTAGGCGTCTTGGTCACTCGGTCGCTCCCCTGCTCCTCCGCCCCGGGGACTGTGCCTCTGCGGGCAGCTTCTAGCTTTGAGATTGGGCCTGACCACCTTCCTTCTCCCTGTGGACTCACCTTCTTCACTCCCCTCCTGCTGGTCACCAGGAGATGGGCCAGGGGGAGGGGTACAGAGAGCCAGGAGAAAACCTGCCTTGCTGTATACCCATGTGAACAATTTGGACTTCAATTTGGGCGGGTGGTGGTAGTGTTCGTGTTCtcttttataaaacaaaataaaaagacatgCTGTCTGGAGGGAGGGAGCTAAGGTCAGGAAGGAGGAAGCTGGCCCACAGGGCACGGTCGAAGATGCTGAGGCAAGTTCAGGCCACCCCCTCCAAGAAGCCCTCCATGGCCTGCCAACTGTCCAGAGTGGCCCTCTCAGAGCCCccggggctgggaggcctggggtTCCTCGCCCACTTCCAGCCTTGTTACTCTTCTCCCCACTTGGCTGGGCCGCCCTCGGCGGCAGGCGGGAAGGGGCTGCTTACCGCTTATGGATCTTCTCCTCCAGGTTCTCGGCGCAGAATGCTTTCACCTCATAGTCcacgccacaggcctgtggggggatgggggggtgtcCCTGAGCCCAGAGCCCCGAGGCCCTGCTTCTCCTTCTACAATTGAGGGTGTTGACAAGGAGCCCCAGACTCCCTGGTCCTGCCTCTCCTTGGTGCCCCCTACCCGATGGACTCTTCCCCAACACAGGAtatcccagccccccccccacctcccatggGCTCTGCCCAGCATACTGTGACTCAGTCTGGGTGGGTGGCCATAAAGGAGGGAAGGATCCAGCCAAGCCGTGACAGCAGTGGCCCCAGCAGCCGCTGCCTTGGGTACAGCCTGCATGACAGGCTTAGTTTTGCAGGCAAGGACCTGGGCCGTGCACAGCACTGCCACTCTGAGCCCCAGCAACCCAGCCGTGCAACCCCTCTAAACAAGGCTGCTCgggggctaggggagacctgggcCTTGCAACACCAGGCCCTGGGGCAGTGCCTCTAGAGGGGAGTGAGGCTGTGTCTGGATCCCAGCCCCACCAGGCAGGGATCAGTCAGGCTTCCAGGAGGTCTCAGCAAGGGGCATGTGGCCTGTGTGTGcaacccctcccagggagaaaggcaggacaGTCCTAGGGCCACAGGGGGTCCTGGGCTCTGACCCACCTTCCCTGTGTCTTCTGGGCCCGGCTGGAGCGTCACAGAGCATGGCAGGTTGGGAGGGATCTGTAAAGGACAGGCAAGGAACATGTCACATGTCACTTCTGTACTCCAGCAGTAAGAGTGACACCCCAGGCAGTGGCCAGGGCAGAGACACTGACCATGGGTGAAGTAAGTGTCCCACCGGGAAACCGGATGGCACAAAGCCACCTCAACTCATGTGCCAGCTCGGAGGTGGAGCTCCTGGAAGCCCCCATTCCCCTCCCAGATGTATGGCAGTGAGACCGACCTCAAAGGTGAAAGGGTAGGCGTGCTCGCCCAGCTTCTTGATGAGGCGTTCCTGCAGACGCGTCAGGGGCTTCTTGTCCTTGGGGGCCGGTGGGAAGGACTGCACATTGGCCACAAACAGGTCCTTGCGAAAGGTCAAGCCCAGGACATCCAGGTCCTCCCGGCCGTAGCGGAAGGCGCAGGTCAGGGTCACGTAGACTGTGGGGAGGAGGGCACACTAAGGAAGGTGCTGGAGAGCAGCAGACAAGCCCCTCTTCCAGGCACCAGAGGCAACCACTGTGGCCAGGGGTCTGTCCCCAAGTTGGAGGAGCTGCCTGTGGGGCAGGGGCTTGGAGGGGCTGACTGCTGGGTCCCTCTAGGAAATAGGAGGGGCTGACCTAGCCAACAGGCTGGGAGGTGGGGGCTGGATGAGAAGCAGAGCTGGGAGAGCTGAGGGAGGGGAGCAGCCTTGGGTGTCATGGAAATCCTGGGATCCTGGCCCAGCCCATCTTCCTGCTGACCGTGGACAATCCCACCACTTGGCTGGGGTCACTCTTTACTTCTGGACAATGAGACACTTCCTCTTGCCCAGTAGCACCTCCCGCCCTGGACAATTGTGGTGTGCGGATGAGAAAGGGCTCAGGGCATTAGCagttgtgccccccccccaccctaacCTGCTCCATCCCTCCACTGTGGGGTGGAGCAGGGCTGTCCTGGCTggaggaggctagggcacctgccACAGAGTGGTTAGTTGGGATTGTCTgaggcaaaggacctgaggaAATAACAGGGTGGGGCAATGAGATTAGCTGGGGCCCTGGGCTAGGAGCCAGTGAGGGGGAAGGATGGGGCATCCTATAGACTATGGGGCACAGGGTGCAGCTGAAGTCCCCGGGTGGGCATGGCCTCACCTCTCCTCTCCTTAAGATACTCAGGATCCACCAGGACCACGCCGTCTGGGAGAAGGACAGAGAGTGAGCAGACCCTCCCAACTGGACCGGAACACCAGCCCAAACTCAACGGCCCATCATCCTGAGAGGAAGGCGTACAGTGCCACACACTGCCAGCTTcatctccacccacccccactcccactggCCTTGTGGACCACGGCAACTGTGCCACGGGCCTTCAGGGCACAGTGGACAGCAACGGGAACCAGACAGCCTGGCTTCAAGTCCTGCCTCTCCTTCTGCCCAACGGTGACCCTAGGCGGGCT contains the following coding sequences:
- the ARRB1 gene encoding beta-arrestin-1 isoform X1, with product MGDKGTRVFKKASPNGKLTVYLGKRDFVDHVELVDPVDGVVLVDPEYLKERRVYVTLTCAFRYGREDLDVLGLTFRKDLFVANVQSFPPAPKDKKPLTRLQERLIKKLGEHAYPFTFEIPPNLPCSVTLQPGPEDTGKACGVDYEVKAFCAENLEEKIHKRNSVRLVIRKVQYAPERPGPQPTAETTRQFLMSDKPLHLEASLDKEIYYHGEPISVNVHVTNNTNKTVKKIKISVRQYADICLFNTAQYKCPVAMEEADDTVAPSSTFCKVYTLTPFLANNREKRGLALDGKLKHEDTNLASSTLLREGANREILGIIVSYKVKVKLVVSRGGLLGDLASSDVAVELPFTLMHPKPKEEPPHREVPENEAPVDTNLIELDANDDDFVFEDFARQRLKGMKDDKEEEEDGTSSPQLNDR
- the ARRB1 gene encoding beta-arrestin-1 isoform X2, encoding MGDKGTRVFKKASPNGKLTVYLGKRDFVDHVELVDPVDGVVLVDPEYLKERRVYVTLTCAFRYGREDLDVLGLTFRKDLFVANVQSFPPAPKDKKPLTRLQERLIKKLGEHAYPFTFEIPPNLPCSVTLQPGPEDTGKACGVDYEVKAFCAENLEEKIHKRNSVRLVIRKVQYAPERPGPQPTAETTRQFLMSDKPLHLEASLDKEIYYHGEPISVNVHVTNNTNKTVKKIKISVRQYADICLFNTAQYKCPVAMEEADDTVAPSSTFCKVYTLTPFLANNREKRGLALDGKLKHEDTNLASSTLLREGANREILGIIVSYKVKVKLVVSRGGDVAVELPFTLMHPKPKEEPPHREVPENEAPVDTNLIELDANDDDFVFEDFARQRLKGMKDDKEEEEDGTSSPQLNDR